The following proteins come from a genomic window of Triticum aestivum cultivar Chinese Spring chromosome 6A, IWGSC CS RefSeq v2.1, whole genome shotgun sequence:
- the LOC123128490 gene encoding methionine aminopeptidase 1D, chloroplastic/mitochondrial isoform X2, which yields MASPPSPRLLCALLGDRLGALSARPLLRTAAPGRGNARVTCQATRTLSSLVDALFNRRSRDDSLENNPRRLRPGKVSPRLTVPSHIQRPPYVNSRQRPQMNDGPEIHDEKGIECMRASGKLAAQVLKFAGTLVNPGITTDEIDKAVHQMIIDNGAYPSPLGYCGFPKSVCTSVNECICHGIPDSRPLEDGDIINIDVTVYLNGYHGDTSATFLCGDVDDEAKKLVQVISVLVTKESLDKAISICAPGVEINRIGRTIQDHADKFKYGVVQQFVGHGVGKVFHAEPAVLHFRNNEKGRMILNQTFTIEPMLTIGSTNSTIWSDDWTAVTEDGSLSAQFEHTLLITEDGVEILTQC from the exons ATGGCGAGCCCGCCGTCGCCGCGCCTGCTCTGCGCCCTCCTCGGCGACCGCCTCGGCGCGCTCTCCGCCAGGCCGCTCCTCCGCACCGCCGCCCCAGGCAGAG GGAACGCGAGGGTGACGTGCCAGGCCACGAGAACGCTCTCCAGCCTGGTGGACGCCCTCTTCAACAGGAG AAGTCGGGATGACTCACTGGAAAATAACCCTAGACGCCTACGACCTGGGAAAGTGTCTCCTCGTCTAACCGTCCCCAGTCATATACAGCGGCCTCCTTATGTCAATTCCCGTCAAAGACCTCAGATGAATGATGGACCTGAAATACATGATGAAAAAGGGATTGAATGCATGAGAGCTTCTGGAAAGCTTGCCGCACAAGTTTTGAAGTTTGCTGGAACACTTGTAAAT CCAGGCATCACAACTGATGAGATAGATAAAGCGGTGCACCAAATGATAATAGATAACGGTGCATACCCGTCACCTCTTGGTTATTGTGGATTTCCGAAGAGTGTTTGCACTTCAGTGAATGAATGCATCTGTCACGGAATACCAGATTCTCGTCCACTTGAG GATGGCGATATCATCAACATCGATGTGACTGTCTATCTCAAT GGTTACCATGGTGATACATCTGCTACATTTCTCTgtggtgatgttgatgatgaaGCTAAGAAGTTAGTTCAGGTTATCTCAGTTCTC GTAACAAAAGAATCTCTTGACAAGGCTATTTCAATCTGTGCTCCAGGTGTGGAGATCAACCGCATTGGTAGAACCATACA GGATCATGCAGACAAATTCAAATATGGTGTAGTTCAACAATTTGTGGGCCATGGGGTAGGGAAAGTGTTCCATGCTGAGCCTGCAGTGCTTCATTTCC GCAATAATGAAAAGGGCCGCATGATTTTGAACCAAACATTTACCATAG AGCCGATGCTAACCATAGGGAGCACAAACTCTACCATATGGTCCGACGACTGGACCGCGGTGACGGAGGACGGGAGCCTGTCAGCGCAGTTTGAGCACACGCTACTGATCACCGAAGACGGCGTGGAAATACTGACACAGTGTTAA
- the LOC123128490 gene encoding methionine aminopeptidase 1D, chloroplastic/mitochondrial isoform X1 has protein sequence MASPPSPRLLCALLGDRLGALSARPLLRTAAPGRGNARVTCQATRTLSSLVDALFNRRSRDDSLENNPRRLRPGKVSPRLTVPSHIQRPPYVNSRQRPQMNDGPEIHDEKGIECMRASGKLAAQVLKFAGTLVNPGITTDEIDKAVHQMIIDNGAYPSPLGYCGFPKSVCTSVNECICHGIPDSRPLEDGDIINIDVTVYLNGYHGDTSATFLCGDVDDEAKKQELQLFAGISDMLVLPQVTKESLDKAISICAPGVEINRIGRTIQDHADKFKYGVVQQFVGHGVGKVFHAEPAVLHFRNNEKGRMILNQTFTIEPMLTIGSTNSTIWSDDWTAVTEDGSLSAQFEHTLLITEDGVEILTQC, from the exons ATGGCGAGCCCGCCGTCGCCGCGCCTGCTCTGCGCCCTCCTCGGCGACCGCCTCGGCGCGCTCTCCGCCAGGCCGCTCCTCCGCACCGCCGCCCCAGGCAGAG GGAACGCGAGGGTGACGTGCCAGGCCACGAGAACGCTCTCCAGCCTGGTGGACGCCCTCTTCAACAGGAG AAGTCGGGATGACTCACTGGAAAATAACCCTAGACGCCTACGACCTGGGAAAGTGTCTCCTCGTCTAACCGTCCCCAGTCATATACAGCGGCCTCCTTATGTCAATTCCCGTCAAAGACCTCAGATGAATGATGGACCTGAAATACATGATGAAAAAGGGATTGAATGCATGAGAGCTTCTGGAAAGCTTGCCGCACAAGTTTTGAAGTTTGCTGGAACACTTGTAAAT CCAGGCATCACAACTGATGAGATAGATAAAGCGGTGCACCAAATGATAATAGATAACGGTGCATACCCGTCACCTCTTGGTTATTGTGGATTTCCGAAGAGTGTTTGCACTTCAGTGAATGAATGCATCTGTCACGGAATACCAGATTCTCGTCCACTTGAG GATGGCGATATCATCAACATCGATGTGACTGTCTATCTCAAT GGTTACCATGGTGATACATCTGCTACATTTCTCTgtggtgatgttgatgatgaaGCTAAGAA GCAGGAACTTCAGCTGTTTGCTGGCATTAGCGATATGCTTGTACTTCCACAG GTAACAAAAGAATCTCTTGACAAGGCTATTTCAATCTGTGCTCCAGGTGTGGAGATCAACCGCATTGGTAGAACCATACA GGATCATGCAGACAAATTCAAATATGGTGTAGTTCAACAATTTGTGGGCCATGGGGTAGGGAAAGTGTTCCATGCTGAGCCTGCAGTGCTTCATTTCC GCAATAATGAAAAGGGCCGCATGATTTTGAACCAAACATTTACCATAG AGCCGATGCTAACCATAGGGAGCACAAACTCTACCATATGGTCCGACGACTGGACCGCGGTGACGGAGGACGGGAGCCTGTCAGCGCAGTTTGAGCACACGCTACTGATCACCGAAGACGGCGTGGAAATACTGACACAGTGTTAA
- the LOC123128491 gene encoding uncharacterized protein, producing MARGIARAASFGGRATAAGWFSYRRITVAVCLANLVAALLVLRSLTSFAPAPKRVEVVQYTEEQIRRVEESIRIRREAEPVELVQAVKKLRKVFAREEKRRKELPLELKLRVSYELVGRLNGLGDNGSAIQQREALESWRVETLKEAKSASTQNSSNLGLSSEEARLLKRALEFNWHALLEDIGLWISPEIPHTEHDDKPENEPEEEEIIAGPPLHPQCNTELHADYGGAAVRWGLTHHKESAADCCQACLDQARNAKPGELKCNIWVYCPSEFGCYSPDKYEHKHQECWLKQADQPKLNFKDKYSESYRDSHPRAPVVVPWMSGVTSA from the exons ATGGCGAGGGGCATAGCGCGGGCGGCGTCGTTCGGCGGCCGCGCGACTGCGGCGGGGTGGTTCTCGTACCGGCGCATCACCGTGGCCGTCTGCCTCGCCAACCTCGTCGCCGCGCTGCTCGTGCTCCGCTCCCTCACCTCCTTCGCCCCCGCGCCCAAAC GGGTTGAGGTGGTGCAGTACACGGAGGAGCAGATTAGGAGGGTGGAGGAGTCGATCCGGATTCGCCGCGAGGCCGAGCCCGTCGAGCTCGTCCAGGCG GTGAAGAAGCTGCGCAAGGTTTTCGCACGGGAGGAGAAGAGGCGGAAGGAGCTGCCTCTCGAGCTGAAGCTGAGGGTATCGTATGAGCTTGTGGGGCGGCTGAACGGCCTAGGGGATAACGGCAGTGCCATCCAGCAACGAG AAGCTCTGGAATCATGGCGTGTTGAGACTCTAAAAGAAGCAAAAAGTGCATCTACTCAGAATTCATCAAATTTGGGCCTCTCCAGTGAGGAAGCAC GATTGTTAAAGCGAGCCCTGGAGTTCAACTGGCATGCGCTGTTGGAGGATATTGGTCTTTGGATTTCACCAGAAATCCCACACACCGAGCATGATGACAAACCTGAGAATGAACCAGAAG AAGAAGAAATAATAGCTGGTCCACCTTTGCATCCACAATGCAACACTGAGCTACATGCCGATTATGGTGGCGCTGCTGTGAGATGGGGCTTAACGCACCACAAAGAATCTGCTGCTGATTGTTGTCAAGCATGTCTAGACCAGGCTAGGAATGCCAAGCCGGGTGAATTAAAGTGCAATATATGGGTATATTGCCCTTCAGAGTTTGGTTGCTATTCACCAGATAAATATGAGCATAAACATCAGGAGTGCTGGTTGAAACAG GCTGACCAGCCTAAACTGAACTTCAAAGACAAGTATTCCGAGTCTTACAGAGATTCTCATCCGAGAGCCCCCGTTGTTGTGCCCTGGATGTCGGGTGTCACCAGCGCATGA